The Trueperaceae bacterium DNA window CACGCAGGCCAGCGTCGCCGACGGCGACCTCACCGTGACGGGCGCGGTGACGTCCTTCCTCGGGTCGGTCGCCCAGCTCTTCGGCGGGCCGGTCAGCGTCACGGGCAGCTCGCTGGCAGCCATGGACGCCGACATCACCGATGGGAACGAGGTCGGCGTGCTGTACATCACGACCCTGGTGGCCCCCATCACCATCTCGGACAACCTGCTGCTCCGAGGCGACTCGCAGCTCCAAGTGAACTCGTTCGACATCTTCGGCGCGAACGACATCACCTTCACTGGAAACCAGGACGTGCGCGTAGGACACATCGAAGGCGGCGACGCGCAGCCGGGAGTACTGCTGTTCCTGCCGGACGGCCCCGGGTTCCTCATCGACCTGGTCATCGCCGACAACGTGTTCGACGTGCTCGGCACGTTCTACGTGACGGACTTGGGCGGCCCCTCCGACGTCTCGTTCGTCGACAACGAGCTGACCATGGGCGACGCGCTGTACGCCGGCCAGCTCGTCTTCGAGTTCTTCGGCGAAGGTACCAAGGAGGTCGCCCGGAACGACGGCGTGTTCTGGCATGCCGGCCTCGTCCTCGACGTCGACGACGAGGCGAACGTCACCGTCAGCGACAACGCGATCGCCTACCGGGAGATGGTCGGCGCGGGGGTCGGTGTCTACGCCTCGGGCGACGTCACGCTTACCGGCAACACGTTCACCGACGTCGACGAGTCGCCCGGCACGGTGGGGCTGTTCGTGGCCTACGGACCCGATCCCCTCGAGCTCACCGCCACCGGCAACACGTTCACGGCTTGGACGAACGCCCTGGACTTCCAGGGCGGCCTGACGGAGGTCCAGCTGACCGCCGAGCTCCACGACAACGTCTTCGACATGGAGTTCGCGGCGGCGCCCCAGGTCGCCTCGCTCAGCCACGTCGGCGACGTCATCGACGCCACGGACAACGTCTGGGGCGACGTCACCGACGTCGCGGTCCTCGAGTCGTACGTCGCGGTCGACGCCACCACCACCTCGTGGGGCGGCGGCATAGATATCGACCCGATCAAGACACAGACACCATGAGACGCCGCCCGTCCTGGTAAACAGGGCGGGTGACGAAGACGGTACACGGCGCCTCGCCCGCGACAGCGGACGGGGCGCCTTCCTCCGAGATGCCCCGGGCGTCCGAGGCCGCACCGCCGCCCGAGCACCTCGCGGAGGCCGCGCGCCTCTACGGCGTCTCTGAGGGCGACCTCCGGCCGCTCGGCGCGTTCGAGAGCGACGTGTACGCGTTCGAGATCCGCGGCGCCCCGCGCATCCTCAAGGTCATCGCGCCCACGCACAGGACGCCGGAGCTGGTGCAGGCCGAGGTCGACTGGCTCCTCGCGCTCCTCGAGGCCGGCGTGAGCGTCGCCGAGCCCGTGTGCGCCGTCACCGGCGCCTGGGTCGAGCGCCTCCCCGGCAGCGGGCACGTGGCGGTGGCGTTCGAGAGGGCGCCTGGGTCCGTGGTCCACAGCTCGCGCTGGACCGACGACCTGCTCGAGCGCTGGGGCAGGCTGCTGGGGCGACTCCAGGCGCACTCGCGCGGCTGGACCCCGCCCGGCCCGCGGCGCCACGCGCTGGCGGACCGCAGCTACGCCTCGCGGGCCGCCGAGCTAGGGGGCGAGGACCCGGCCTTCGCCGCGGCGGCGAGGGAGCTGGCCGAGGCGGCGGCGCCGCTCCTGGCGGCCGGCGGCGCCGGCCTCGACGCCGGGCTCGTGCACGCCGACCTCCACAGCGGCAACCTCCTCGTCCACGAGGACAGGCTCACGGCCATCGACTTCGACGACTGCGGCTACGGCTCTTACGCCTTCGACCTCGCCATGCCCCTGTACTACGCCGTTCGCCTCCTCGCCCGCGACGGGCTCGCCGCGGCCGACGCGGCCGAGCGCTTCCTGCCGCCGTTCATGCGCGGGTTCCTGGAGGTGGCGCCCCTGCCTGCCGGCGGTGCGAAGGCGATAGACCTCGCCCTGCGGCTGAGGCAGGCGGAGCTCGTCGCCGCCATACGCCTGAAGATGCCGGAGGCGAAGAAGACGCCCTCGGTGCTGGCGGTCGAGAAGGACCTCCGGGACCGCGTCGTGGCCGGGACCGACGTGGTGCCCCCGGCCATCCTCGAGCGCTTCTTCGGCTAGAAGAGGCGCCTGAGGATCGCCAGGACGAGGCTGAGCACCACGGAGACGATGAGCATGGAGACGAGCGGCACGTAGACGCGCGTGTGCCCCGACTCGATGCGGATGTCGCCGGGCAGGC harbors:
- a CDS encoding DUF2905 domain-containing protein, which gives rise to MDTRQLGLLIVAVGVVVVIVGALVAVGGLSWFGRLPGDIRIESGHTRVYVPLVSMLIVSVVLSLVLAILRRLF
- a CDS encoding IPT/TIG domain-containing protein — encoded protein: MRFPRRLAALVCGALLAACAGPSTPPPPEPPAATAVSPEVAAAGETIVVTGTEFGEEGTLTVGGVEATVITWSDDEIEAVVPDAAPGGWQEVVVTTEGGESTVQGLFVGVAFSGEATALQDFILDQEPGTSVLLAAGTLDLGADELFVDNVDLYGRGQDETALLAESLWVLADAGVDVTVADLSFEGTDLGYTLGSFRGTGLPTPPPIKAPADARSALRSALSVQAPGAAELQPNPVIAFERFAYASTTAVATVGAVEAVGMNLDVSVRDSQLVGPETGAFFYAGGRITVERSTLEFDAIHLVAVGNVLEVRDSELSAGHEMLLGADGGLDLQDTQASVADGDLTVTGAVTSFLGSVAQLFGGPVSVTGSSLAAMDADITDGNEVGVLYITTLVAPITISDNLLLRGDSQLQVNSFDIFGANDITFTGNQDVRVGHIEGGDAQPGVLLFLPDGPGFLIDLVIADNVFDVLGTFYVTDLGGPSDVSFVDNELTMGDALYAGQLVFEFFGEGTKEVARNDGVFWHAGLVLDVDDEANVTVSDNAIAYREMVGAGVGVYASGDVTLTGNTFTDVDESPGTVGLFVAYGPDPLELTATGNTFTAWTNALDFQGGLTEVQLTAELHDNVFDMEFAAAPQVASLSHVGDVIDATDNVWGDVTDVAVLESYVAVDATTTSWGGGIDIDPIKTQTP
- a CDS encoding phosphotransferase; protein product: MTKTVHGASPATADGAPSSEMPRASEAAPPPEHLAEAARLYGVSEGDLRPLGAFESDVYAFEIRGAPRILKVIAPTHRTPELVQAEVDWLLALLEAGVSVAEPVCAVTGAWVERLPGSGHVAVAFERAPGSVVHSSRWTDDLLERWGRLLGRLQAHSRGWTPPGPRRHALADRSYASRAAELGGEDPAFAAAARELAEAAAPLLAAGGAGLDAGLVHADLHSGNLLVHEDRLTAIDFDDCGYGSYAFDLAMPLYYAVRLLARDGLAAADAAERFLPPFMRGFLEVAPLPAGGAKAIDLALRLRQAELVAAIRLKMPEAKKTPSVLAVEKDLRDRVVAGTDVVPPAILERFFG